The DNA window AACATGTCCTGTTCTACCTGTTCTTTAGCCCTAAAACCCAACAGACTCATCTAAGAAGTGTCCATCTTGAACGAATCTCGACCATCTTTATGACTTGAGCGGACAATTTCAACACGTAGCCCACTGACCTGAGCTGGGTCCACATCCCTTCTGAAGTCGGCCATCACACAGAGCTGGAGCTTCTGTCGTTCCAGCAGATAATACTCGACATCTTTGAAACTCAGACTGGGAAGATCTCCATATATGACCCTTTCTCTGAGTCGAGATTCGATGGGCAGTGCTGCTGTAATCACCGAGTCTGATGGGTTTGCCATGAGATTGCCAGCAAATGGGATACCGCCGATATAATGAGAGGTTTGTTCACCGCAGTCGGTGGGCAGCTGTCCCAGGTAGAAGTAGATGGTGTAGGAACCGGGAAATGCCCCCATATTTACCAAGACAGCGATAGTCCATTTGGCCGTGTAGTCTGTCGAAGAGATTCCGCCTGCTATCATAATATCCGTGCCCGCCTGAAGACCAACCGCAGCTGAACCTCCCCACCATTCGCTCACCTTCTTTTGTAAGTCTTGTCGAACATCTTCCTTCTGTTTCCCCGTGAGATCAGTATCAGCATACGTGTATCCGAAAGCTTCTGTTGTCCTGGCTGTGTCTGAGTTCCAGAAGGTGCCGTCAACAGACGCAAAGAACGGAGTCAACGGGGACTGAGAGTCTTGCATCTCCCCCTTGAGAGTGGTGAAACTGTTTTCACCCGCCGGCATTGGAGTGACCCATGAGTACGGGTTGAGAGATTGCCATATGGCAACTACTCGATCTGTCATGGCGTGGTGAAGCAGGAACAGTGGATCGAACGAAGACAGAGGGACATATGTCATGTGTCCTCCAAGACCGCCGTCGGTATGAATAATGTCGTGAACAGATTCGATCGAGTCCGCTGTTGACAAATTCTGCGTAGCACCCCATGCCTTGGTCCCGAAGCTGTTGAAGTCCTTGTAACTCGTCAAAAGCTCATAGAGGCGCCGTTGTATCTCTGGAAGTCTCGATAGTAGCGCAGCGTTGACCTTGTCGTTGCCAGACGTCGGATCGGTTAAACTCTCAGATACGTTAGGGGCTCTCTTGGTCTCGTCCCAGTCTCTCAGCTAGTTGACAGTCAATGGCGAGTTCTCTTGCAACGTGGGGCCACTCACTGGACTCCATATCATAGCACTTGCGTTTTTTGGATGAAACCTGTACGAGTAGAGAGGGTTGCGTATCTCCTGAACACCTCGAGGACCCCACTGGGAGATGGTCGCATTCCAGAATACATCAGGAAAATGTGATTCTCCTGGAGGGGGAGGCATTGCCCAGTCCCAATATGGCATTCGGAAGTCGCGTGCAGCGTCTATATATGTTTGCCGATCGGTCCCGTTAGGAAACATGCCGGCAATGACATTGGCCATTCGATATAGCTCTTGCTATTCCATCTTGTTAGCAGAAGCATGAGGAATAGCAGGTCTCCTCATACCTCAAAGAGAGCTAGATACGGCCGGTGCCACACCGGGAAAAGAACGGAGCTGTGGGCGCAATAACCAGACTGGTTTGCTCCTGGGGccgcctcaacaccattccAAGCCTCGAAAGGAACTCCGTGGATCCCTGAACAGGCAAGGTATCAGTATGTCCTCCTCACAACGTTTTATCTGGGACAGTGTCACGTACCAGCGATCTTGTACCACGAAGCAGGGTCGTCCTGACTGACATCCTGGAACATGCTCATGGAGAGTATGAACAAGTCCCATTTGTAGCGATCGGCCTTCATCTGTCGTATCTCGAGCCTGAGTGGCGTAGTGCCATTACGAGTCTGAGGCAAGGCCTTGACGACGATCGGCGCATCGGGGTCTTGTCTGCGTGTGAGGGAGTCGATATCAACGCCGCCGTAGTTGTAGCTCTGTGCTGTGACGACAGCGAAGAGCAGCCAAGCGAGGATGATAcgcatggtgttgatgaggatgtgAAGACGTAGATGGCCCAAGTTTGGGAGTGCCTAAGTTAAGTAGAGAAATCAGGTAAGTAAGTTGAAGCTAGGCTTTATCTTCCTAGGGGGAGGTGCAATCTTTGTCGGCTGCTGCACCTGTTGGGCAGGTCCAGCTAGGTACAGATGGGTCTACTcgatatataaatcttacCTAAGGCATTAAAGCGTGATAAAACAGGAAGAATCGAGATTATCGAGGACTCGAAATGACCTCGAGAAAAGAGTAAActaaacaaacaaacatcaTGTCCAGTCAAGTCATGGTTATATAAACAACCTAATGCTGTGGTGACTGTGTGCTATTGCTGCTCGTTGCGCCACTTCAAGCTTCTAACCTTGCTCCAGATATGCCAAAAGAAACACTGCTCTCATTTATATCCTCCACTCAAACTCTCTCTCTGTGTGTGTGTGCAATGTTATTGTCATATCCTACAAAGGATCCACGTTGTTGTGTGCCCCTGTTCTGTTCTCAGCCAAAGGGACAGACAGTAGCATATGGAAGGAATCACAGAACGGCTTGTTACATTTCCCCCTTTTGGATCACAAACACTCCTTTCATCTTCCAACAACTGCTGTCTCCTCAGCTGCCATTCGTCGATAGTCTCGGCTACTCGCAGCCGCCTTATTCTGTTTGTATCACTTGGTTTCCAGGCCAAGGTACACGGCAACCGATTGTCCACGTTCCCACGCTCCGTTTGCTCGGCGCTGTCCGATGCCGAGGTGCCGTGGATATGTATCAATGTGTGTGTGTTGCTGCCGTCATTGGTGTCATCTGCTTATCAAGCAGAAATACCTGGTATTGATGGCTGGCTGGATGCAAGTATGATGTCGAGTAAAGTCGGTGAAGACATCTCGATGATTGTCTGTGAGTAAGATATCAGATAACAGAAgacatggatgatgacaccCGTCTATTGGGAGAAAAAAGCACTTGCAACTTCTAAAAGGCATTGTCAAGTCATACTCGTATTAACATGATGCACTATTGTGAATGTACAGGGCCGCCGCCATATAAACAGCTCAAAGCAAAAACAACAAATCATCAGCACAATATGTCCCTCTATTTTCCAACCCGAACGCCGCTTAATGCCATAGGTCTCATCGGACCCTTCCGAGGCTCATCGCCACGGTCCACACGGTACTTGAGCTTGACACCCATCGCAGcaagctcaacatcaaggaacttgagcGCACCAGGGACAACAACCTGCGTAGTGTGGTCACCTCCGACCCAAGAGTTACCGTGACCGTCCTCCCAAATCTCACCCTGGATCTCGGTAAGGTCGATGCCCTCCGCGTCGTCCAGCTTGACCGCACAGGCACGGCATCGTACGATGCTcgcggccttcttcttgcccggCGCAAACTGTGACACTGTTGGCTGCACAGAGAGGAACGAACCACATCGGCGGCAGATCCACGATTTCGAGTAGTCAGAGCAGTTGAGCAGGCGATCTTGAAGCAGGAAAGCAGTTCCGTGTGCCAGCAGAGCATCACGCTCCATTTCTCCGACACGAATACCACCACCCCTCTTTCGGCCCTTAATAGGTTGTCCGGTTGTAGGGACGACTGGACCTGTGGTTCGCACCTGGTACTTGTCGTTCACCATGTGTCGCAGTCGCTGGTAGTAGACGACTCCGATGTAAATGTCAGCTGCGAGCTCCTCTCCAGTGATGCCCGAGTACATGGGCTCATTGCCGTGGTAGTTGTACCCAGCCTTCATCAGCTGGTGGCCAAAGTAATCTCCTGCCGTGTTCTCTTCGTCAAACTTGAACGGCGTCGAGTCTTGCGCAAGGCCATGAAGCGCGCCAGCCTTGCCTGCCAGCGACTCCACAAACATGCCTATCGTCATACGAGAAGGGAAAGCGTGGGGGTTAATGATAATATCGGGGGAAATGCCAGTCTCAGAAAAGGGGAGGTCCATCGTCGGCCACTTTTGCGAGGCAACACCCTTCTGTCCGTGTCGAGAAGAGAACTTGTCACCAATGATGGGCGATCGGGGAATACGGAACTTGACGGAGATTGTTTGCAGGGGCTCGTTACCTGAGTCGGCTCCGATCAGGCggacttcttcaacaaacccGTTCTCCGAATCCTTGTACTTCTCATAGTGAGTAATGCCGTCGAGGTTCACCAGTTTGCCGTTGTAGTCGGGAGTCACTGTGTGCCAGGCACAGATGACGTCTCCCTCTTGAATCAGACGACCAACATGAGGCAGACCATCGTCATCCAGCATGCCCTGGTACTGAGCGCTCACGTAACTGTGTGGGGCAAAGCCAAAGGCCTTGGTGACACTCTTAGTGGCCTTGGTTCGAGAGTCATCCTTGAGTGAgatcttctttgtcttgtagATTGTACCATGGCCAAAGCCTCGCTCGTGAGcactcttgttgagaatcaTGGCGTCATCCATGTCGTATCCGGTATAAGAAATGACAGCAACAACTGCGTTCATGCCGTTGGGGAAGTTGTCGAAGCCATATGTGTTGTGAAGAGGTGCTCGCACAATGGGCGTTTGGCCAGTTTGGATGCGATAAGACTTGTTATCGGTTCGGTAGCGGATAGCAGCGCCAGGAGTTCCCATAGTTTGCTTACCCATCTGACACTGGTACATGTTTCGAGGAGACTGGTTGAAATCGGAAAACGGCGTCATGTTGGCAAGAATCGAGAGCATGTTTGTGGGGTCGAACTCGACATGTGTTGACTTGCCAGACTCGACCTCCTGAGGCACCACAGCAATCGACATATAAGGCTGCTCATAAGGACCAACCCAATCCTCCTTCTGAAGGGGAAGGTATTTGACAGGGCGCACCATTCTTGCGGGCGTTGATGTCATGTAAATACCCGGATAAGATCCACCCCTGGATGGAGGAACGTAACCAATCTCGAGCTGAAGAGGAACTCCATGAGTACCCTCAACCTTCCAGTATCGGAAGCAGTCTGCAATTCTGACAGACTCCTTGGGAGTACAGAAACCAAGGATCTTGCCATCAAGCATGACAACGACATTCTCTTCAGTCGAAGCCGAGGAAACGTCAACAATTCCAAGCTCCTGAGCGAGAGAAGCAATATGAGACACATCGACGTAGTCAGTCATGATCTTACACTTGTGCGCAAGATGGTTGAGAAGACCACAAGGAGCACCATCAGGAGTATGGACAGGACACATAAACCCCCACGACTCTGGGAGCAACTTTCGGACGGCCGTAGTCTTCAGTTGGGCGAAGAAGGCACCACGATGCACCATGCGGAAATGACTGATGAAACGCAAGAAgttgagcttctcagccaCGACTGTAAAACCGGCTGTTTGTTGCAAATCAAGACCCGAGGCACTCTGCAAGTTACCCGTTGACAGGAAGTATTCTAGAGCATTTCCGAGGTTCTCGTTGGCCTTGCGGAAAATGTTGTTGGGGAATTCCTTGCGGAAGTCCTCCGAGGTGAAGGCAACGCCGGGGTTCCTTCGAAGGTAATCACGCAAAGATGCTCGAACGTTGACGCTGAGGAACTCATCGAGTCTTTCCTTGAGGATCTGTCCATACAAGAAACCACCAAGCAAGATCTCCTGGTTCTGGACGGCATCGGGATTGTCGACAGCACAGTCACCAGCGACAAGCGCATAAAGCTTTCGGAtcatgaagagaagcagcttaaacttctccttgtcctgCTCTTCAGTAACATCAACATTTCCAAGGTGGACCAAGACAATTCTCCGCAAGAACTCAGTTCCGACCTCGAGATTGGTCATGGTGTCCGGCACTCCTAGAACAACTCGAAACTTCTCGCCCAGGTATGCTCTCGTATCCGACTTGCTGTAGAGGTTGTATGACTTGTATGTCCGTAGAAGCAGCTCGATTCGGTGTGTCAAGAAGGTGTTCTCGGTTGACTTGGAGCCAGCAGGACCGACCAGTCCCTCAAAGATCTCGCGATCGTTGGTCTCAACCAGTGCCTTCAGGATCATCATGACGGGAACAAGGTATTCGTTCTTGCGCCATGAGAAACGGAACGTCATGTTTCCGTCGCTGAGGTAGTGGAGGACGTTGGTCTGAGAGGTTTCGTCGGGGCGAACTGCACGCAGAATAATACCGTAGGGAGTGTAACCAGGGCCACGGTTCTGGAAACTAGGTCGGTTGATGGCCATGGGAAAGTTTCGCTTGTTCAACTGCAGCATTCGAATAATCTTCTCGATACCATTCACGATAAAGTATCCTCCAAGCTCCTCGGattcttcctttctctcAACAAGGAGCGCGGGCGAGTTGTTCTCAAGGTGGCATCGGTTCGACTGGTATATGTGAGTAAAAGCCCTCCGAAAGCAGAAATTGGTATGCACACCTTGATCATGACAGGTACTTGGCCAAACTCCCGAGTAAACTCAACTGGATCTCCGCCGTTGATGCGGTACTCGAGAGTAGCTGAGAGCCTTCCTCGATATGTTACATGGCGTTCTCTGCACTCGGCTGGGAAAACCTGACGGTTCCGGGCCATCTTATTGGAAGGGGGCACCTGAGGCTTCTGAAGGAAGACGTCTTTGTATCTAATAGTGAGGCGATTCTTGCCATCTGGCGAGGCGCGGTCGTCGCCATCGAGGTATGTTCTGGCGCCAATGTCGGCTATACCATGCGCCAGCAGGCCTGGCTTGCCATCGTCGCGAAACAAGCCATTGAAGGACTCGAGATGAGGGTCGACGGCTAATTGGAGGGCAGGATAGGCAGTGTGATCCTTTGGAGGGTTTCGGAAAAGGTCCTCTCGGCGCAGGGTATGGAATTGGTGATCCCACTCGGTTTCGGTGGCCGAGGGTGCCATGGTGACTGGTACTCTAAGAGAATGGCCTAGAGCTTCAAGAATGGCGAGACTCGGTGTGATATCTTCTGAGCGATGGCAGCAATTCCAAAACAAACGGTAGTAGAGTCAATCGCAATAGAAGAAAACATTCGAAGAATCTTGCCGGCCGCTGTGAACAGTGAGGAGCGGCAAATCTATTGGTAAGACCGCTCGCAATCGCAAAGATTGAGGCTATCGCAGcgcagaaaaaaaaagttccCAGCCAGAAAAAaaagtcaaagccaagcttaGTCATTGCCGGCCGTTATCTTATCAGAGGTGGGGTAGTGAGCTAGCGAATGAGGATCAGGCATCACGAATGCGGAACTGGttctatcaatcaatcaatcaatcaatcaagcGATTTAGGTGCAACATTTGAATTCGGCCGCATGAGCGGTTAAAACGGTTCGTTGCGTTCATAATTTATTTAACAAGGAAGCATAAATTTCATGACCAGTCAAATGAAACACCCGCGATGAATTAACATGGCGAATAATCCTGTCATCTTATCCTTGCGGAACCAAGCTCCCACAGAGGCAGCATCGCGAACGACAAGATTACATCGTTCCAGGATTTCTAGCTAGAGGCGATAATAAACGAGAATGATGACGAATTATCTACCGTTCCCCAAGTCACAAGGCATGCTTAGCAAAGAAAGTTGGCCCCTTTGTGTTGCCAATCACCGCTTCCAGAGCATGAAGGCTTAAAGCTGGTGCCTGGGAAATAATTTAGGTACGACGCTGACTGTGTGTAAGTCGAAGATGGGGGCTAGGACGAGGTTTGCAACTCGAAAGGTGGTCACGTTTCGGCTTCTATGCTAGTGACATCTCCAGTAATGGAGAGTCCGGAGGTACTGAAGGCCACTCAAAGTGCTCTGTCAGCTACTAATGTAGTTATTTCCGGTGGCGCAGAGACAAGAGGTATTTAGACagatgaacaagaagcacaCCAGACAGACACTCCCGGAGTAATACTGGGCTGCCACCTCCTCGAGTAATAAGGATGACGAGACGTACTTGTCTTGCAGCCCAAAAGCGAAAGCTTCCCAATTACTACACGAATAAGAGCTGGGGTTACAAGCCTCGAATGCGATGCTTGCAGCAACTGCAGCCCAACCTGCAttacagtacatacatacaggtACCATGCCCAGGATTGATCGAATAATGGTCCTAGAGATAAACGCTTTGGTGAGACCTCGGTTGGTTTTAACCAACTTCACTTGATTTGCAGCCAATAGCCCAACACGCTGcacttggtcttggtccatcatctctctgTACATCTTCTGGAGACAAGAGTACTTCTACACTATGGTCTTCTACACGTCTTCCTATCTAGACATATTCACATCTCTTCCTTGAATCATCTCGATGTCAGGGTAACCCTGGGGTCATCAGATATCACGACTCCGCTACCGAAGTGCCACTACAGAGGGCTGCAATTTATGTGTGGCTCACCTCATACCCTGCAACAACTCTCCTCTTGCAACCTTCAAAAACATATAATCGAGCGGAATTATAATACTACCTAACACTCAACAAAGGTTTGTAGTTCGAGGCAGCGCATATCCTTGATCTGCAAGTCGTCCAACAACTTGATTCATCGTCCTGTTATCAACGCCTTACTTGTGGCTGTCCTGTCCGTGGCTGGCGATCAAGGCCCACACTTTGCATGCGTTATTGCAACACAACATTGGGGCACTTCAAACCGCCAGTATTTGAAACTCCATTGCACGATCCTGAGGGAGCTGCATTGCCCAGGAGATCTCTTATCCGCTTTCAAGACCTATAACAACAAGTCGAGCTCGACCAGGTCAGTCAAGTACCTCGATCAGATCCAGTATTGATCGCCAACGCTGTCACCGTCTACGTCTACGTCTACGTCTACGTCTACTCTCAAGTCTTAACCCATCGGGTGGGTTTGTTTGCCGGCTCCCGCTCTCTGAAGACCCTGCAGCTAACCGTGAAGCACTTTGATTTTAGGAGGCAAAGTCAAGATAGTGACATTCAACTCAAACGTCTATTTACCCGCCCATAATTCGTTAACTGCCCTGCCTTGCAGCGACAAGGACCCAACGAACAAATACAAAGACACAGCAGTGCTCGTCGTTAGGCGCCCTCACTGAAGCCCTTGACTTTGAGCACTGACGTCGACGCAGTCCTGGTCTCCTGGAGCCCTGCGTGCCCTGGTCGATCATCGCTCCACCCAAGCAAGCTCTCCTCTGTTCAAGCGAATGAAACGCCGCAGCGCCTAGCCCACACTGCTGCCACCTCTGGCTGGGCCAGGTGATTGAAGATTGGGATGTCACAACACCCCGCGACGACTTGCAGTCCCCAATCACTACATTTTGGCGCTCCCGCTCACTGCTCATCCTTGCACGAGCTCTACCTTGCCTTAGGCCTCCCGACCTGGCCTGACCTGACCTAGAGCTCGAGCTCTCTTGCTGCCATCGATACATACCCTGGATTAGTTAGTAgcttacctaggtagctaGCAGTGGGATAGCTGCCGGTCTCACGACTGCCAAGTACCTCGACCTGCGTTGAGTTTGATATTCGCGCTTACACTCGACTTAACCATCTACAGCACCAAATCTTTCTCGGTAACCTCTCTGGGCTCCTTTGGCGCTGCATCTGCGCTAAAAGCTACGCTACTTGCGCCGCCAGGCACGGGTCGTTCCCACCACTTCCCCATTCCTTGCCCCCTCAAGGCCCCAAAGGCTCGTGCCCGTTGGTGGTCTCTGTTGGCGTCTTTTGGGTGCCCTTTCTGGCGTCTCTGTTGACTGTCTCGGCCGTCATCTCGTCCCAGGTGGGGCCCTTTTTTGTGCCTCCGCCTAGGCGTCACCTGTGCCAATCTAGGTACTGCTCCTCCGTCGTTGC is part of the Fusarium fujikuroi IMI 58289 draft genome, chromosome FFUJ_chr07 genome and encodes:
- a CDS encoding related to tyrosinase precursor (monophenol monooxygenase), yielding MRIILAWLLFAVVTAQSYNYGGVDIDSLTRRQDPDAPIVVKALPQTRNGTTPLRLEIRQMKADRYKWDLFILSMSMFQDVSQDDPASWYKIAGIHGVPFEAWNGVEAAPGANQSGYCAHSSVLFPVWHRPYLALFEQELYRMANVIAGMFPNGTDRQTYIDAARDFRMPYWDWAMPPPPGESHFPDVFWNATISQWGPRGVQEIRNPLYSYRFHPKNASAMIWSPLRDWDETKRAPNVSESLTDPTSGNDKVNAALLSRLPEIQRRLYELLTSYKDFNSFGTKAWGATQNLSTADSIESVHDIIHTDGGLGGHMTYVPLSSFDPLFLLHHAMTDRVVAIWQSLNPYSWVTPMPAGENSFTTLKGEMQDSQSPLTPFFASVDGTFWNSDTARTTEAFGYTYADTDLTGKQKEDVRQDLQKKVSEWWGGSAAVGLQAGTDIMIAGGISSTDYTAKWTIAVLVNMGAFPGSYTIYFYLGQLPTDCGEQTSHYIGGIPFAGNLMANPSDSVITAALPIESRLRERVIYGDLPSLSFKDVEYYLLERQKLQLCVMADFRRDVDPAQVSGLRVEIVRSSHKDGRDSFKMDTS
- a CDS encoding DNA-directed RNA polymerase I 135K chain UN-18, which produces MAPSATETEWDHQFHTLRREDLFRNPPKDHTAYPALQLAVDPHLESFNGLFRDDGKPGLLAHGIADIGARTYLDGDDRASPDGKNRLTIRYKDVFLQKPQVPPSNKMARNRQVFPAECRERHVTYRGRLSATLEYRINGGDPVEFTREFGQVPVMIKSNRCHLENNSPALLVERKEESEELGGYFIVNGIEKIIRMLQLNKRNFPMAINRPSFQNRGPGYTPYGIILRAVRPDETSQTNVLHYLSDGNMTFRFSWRKNEYLVPVMMILKALVETNDREIFEGLVGPAGSKSTENTFLTHRIELLLRTYKSYNLYSKSDTRAYLGEKFRVVLGVPDTMTNLEVGTEFLRRIVLVHLGNVDVTEEQDKEKFKLLLFMIRKLYALVAGDCAVDNPDAVQNQEILLGGFLYGQILKERLDEFLSVNVRASLRDYLRRNPGVAFTSEDFRKEFPNNIFRKANENLGNALEYFLSTGNLQSASGLDLQQTAGFTVVAEKLNFLRFISHFRMVHRGAFFAQLKTTAVRKLLPESWGFMCPVHTPDGAPCGLLNHLAHKCKIMTDYVDVSHIASLAQELGIVDVSSASTEENVVVMLDGKILGFCTPKESVRIADCFRYWKVEGTHGVPLQLEIGYVPPSRGGSYPGIYMTSTPARMVRPVKYLPLQKEDWVGPYEQPYMSIAVVPQEVESGKSTHVEFDPTNMLSILANMTPFSDFNQSPRNMYQCQMGKQTMGTPGAAIRYRTDNKSYRIQTGQTPIVRAPLHNTYGFDNFPNGMNAVVAVISYTGYDMDDAMILNKSAHERGFGHGTIYKTKKISLKDDSRTKATKSVTKAFGFAPHSYVSAQYQGMLDDDGLPHVGRLIQEGDVICAWHTVTPDYNGKLVNLDGITHYEKYKDSENGFVEEVRLIGADSGNEPLQTISVKFRIPRSPIIGDKFSSRHGQKGVASQKWPTMDLPFSETGISPDIIINPHAFPSRMTIGMFVESLAGKAGALHGLAQDSTPFKFDEENTAGDYFGHQLMKAGYNYHGNEPMYSGITGEELAADIYIGVVYYQRLRHMVNDKYQVRTTGPVVPTTGQPIKGRKRGGGIRVGEMERDALLAHGTAFLLQDRLLNCSDYSKSWICRRCGSFLSVQPTVSQFAPGKKKAASIVRCRACAVKLDDAEGIDLTEIQGEIWEDGHGNSWVGGDHTTQVVVPGALKFLDVELAAMGVKLKYRVDRGDEPRKGPMRPMALSGVRVGK